The Colias croceus chromosome 3, ilColCroc2.1 genome includes a region encoding these proteins:
- the LOC123706360 gene encoding uncharacterized protein LOC123706360 isoform X2, whose translation MAAPVPAPRMRLAFHPHNIHTTIKVYARCLRPDIEYKTLSVTWGTRAKEVVATLLGKFRMRHRDPRLFYLSMEVRVRAAGLRTTLVLDDDARPAALQACHPKGYSKFSLQMRPGGLVKIYDSALMSSSQYKCLLTSERTTADELLAILLHCYDSNEGVERFSLYEVCPSQEYERKLHPDDLPLLVQRAWPSDSDCHFRVRRNPRAPPLPPRTLPLAPLTPLTPHTPHTPLPSPDDTQDDEASRALSALSLESDDNRRYSPVYKFPSISYCRETKNDYLYI comes from the exons ATGGCCGCGCCCGTGCCGGCCCCGCGGATGCGTCTTGCCTTCCACCCTCATAACATTcat ACCACAATAAAAGTGTACGCCCGCTGCCTGCGACCGGACATAGAGTACAAGACCCTCTCAGTGACCTGGGGCACCAGAGCCAAGGAGGTGGTGGCCACCCTCCTGGGCAAGTTTCGCATGAGGCACCGGGACCCTCGGCTGTTCTACCTGAGCATGGAAGTGAGGGTCAGAGCAGCTGGTCTGCGGACCACGCTCGTGTTGGATGATGATGCGAGACCCGCTGCGCTCCAGGCCTGCCATCCTAAGGGTTACTCGAA ATTTTCTCTGCAAATGCGGCCAGGTGGTCTCGTGAAGATCTACGACTCAGCACTAATGTCGTCATCTCAATACAAGTGTTTGTTGACGAGTGAGAGGACGACAGCTGATGAACTGCTGGCGATACTGCTGCACTGTTACGACTCTAATGAGGGTGTTGAGCGGTTCTCTTTGTATGAG GTGTGTCCCTCCCAAGAGTACGAGCGCAAGCTGCACCCGGACGACCTCCCCCTCCTCGTGCAGCGCGCGTGGCCGTCGGACAGCGACTGCCACTTCCGCGTGCGCCGCAACCCGCGCGCGCCCCCCCTCCCCCCGCGCACACTGCCCCTCGCCCCCCTCACTCCCCTCACCCCGCACACGCCCCACACCCCGCTCCCCTCCCCCGATGACACCCAAGACGACGAAGCTTCCAGAGCGCTGTCCGCTCTCTCCCTAGAGTCAGACGACAACAGACGATACAGCCCAGTATACAAGTTCCCCAGTATAAGCTACTGTAGAGAAACAAAAAACGACTACTTGTACATCTGA